In the genome of Pseudomonas putida, one region contains:
- a CDS encoding M3 family metallopeptidase — MQAPNPLLNENRSPIDYDRITLEHVKTALDSVARAYEAGLAQVLDSQQTQPSWYGLVLAMDEVIAELQAVIFATLPLTGRGEAWSAAFGEGYSRAQRLFMESRQNQPLHALYERLAASEPSLDVYEQATLRRILLEFRLAGVHLDTQQSATLAQLEDDINDQIGGFYQTLDETRERSSIHIEDQTRLEGIPQRLRDQMARQARDAGLEGWQILCNERHANIILEFAEDRSLREAVYKAYHSRGAHADEQQDNGTRLQQLALLREQKGQLIGNASYAQLMLQGKAAGGVEPVRRLLQTLAQQLRPAMLKARSGLQQLAVEHALGDAQPWDIKYLRARKQVMSSEALRGYFTLDKAIQALVDLAGRVFDLKLAPCSTSAWHPSVRTFTVQQDGVEIGVLYLDVLTYSDKQGGVHTIAVRHRRRDAQGRAHGASAMVVSDGEPGQDAQPPLLDHLALRKLFHEFGHGLHILLMPTINHVLSDPNRAGSDSQEFFGKFLERWLWDAQYLADLSGHYQTGESLTLEQAQSVLADLREAQLEKCAFDVSMALFDLELHSTPGDGKTVQERLSECRDRCGCWPLASFEKPAHAFDYLVAGYEAGYYSYVWGEAHAIDVFTHFEQWGVLDNRAGKRFRAAFANWANAKPMTQACEDFLGRPMRIEAMLGWYGLDNGAAG, encoded by the coding sequence ATGCAAGCCCCCAATCCCCTATTGAACGAAAACCGCTCGCCCATCGATTACGACAGGATCACGCTCGAGCACGTGAAGACGGCCCTCGACAGTGTGGCGCGTGCCTACGAGGCAGGGCTGGCGCAGGTCCTGGACAGTCAGCAGACGCAACCCAGTTGGTATGGCCTGGTGTTGGCGATGGATGAGGTGATCGCTGAGCTACAGGCAGTCATCTTTGCAACCTTGCCACTGACTGGCCGGGGCGAGGCGTGGAGTGCGGCGTTTGGCGAAGGGTACAGCCGCGCGCAGCGCCTGTTCATGGAAAGCCGCCAAAACCAGCCGCTGCATGCCCTCTATGAGCGGCTGGCGGCAAGTGAGCCCAGCCTGGACGTCTATGAACAGGCCACGTTACGCAGGATCTTGTTGGAGTTCCGTTTGGCCGGTGTGCATCTGGATACCCAGCAAAGCGCCACGTTGGCGCAGTTGGAGGATGACATCAACGATCAGATCGGTGGCTTTTATCAGACGCTTGATGAAACGCGTGAACGATCGAGCATTCATATCGAGGACCAGACGCGCCTGGAAGGCATTCCCCAGCGTCTGCGCGATCAGATGGCCCGGCAAGCCAGGGACGCTGGGCTGGAGGGCTGGCAGATCCTCTGCAATGAACGGCACGCCAATATCATTCTCGAGTTCGCCGAGGATCGGAGCCTGCGTGAGGCTGTCTACAAGGCCTATCACAGTCGAGGCGCTCATGCCGATGAGCAGCAGGACAATGGTACTCGCCTGCAACAGCTGGCGCTGTTGCGTGAGCAGAAAGGGCAACTGATCGGAAACGCCAGCTACGCGCAGTTGATGTTGCAGGGCAAGGCCGCAGGTGGCGTCGAGCCTGTGCGTCGGTTGCTCCAGACGCTGGCGCAGCAGCTGCGGCCGGCCATGCTCAAGGCCCGCTCCGGGCTTCAGCAGCTGGCCGTGGAGCACGCTCTGGGTGACGCCCAGCCTTGGGATATCAAGTACCTGCGGGCTCGCAAGCAGGTGATGAGCAGTGAAGCGCTGCGCGGCTACTTCACCCTGGACAAGGCGATACAAGCTTTAGTCGATCTGGCCGGACGGGTCTTCGACCTGAAGCTTGCGCCCTGCTCTACCTCGGCGTGGCATCCCAGCGTGCGCACCTTTACCGTGCAACAAGATGGCGTAGAGATCGGCGTGCTGTACCTGGATGTCCTCACCTATTCGGACAAGCAAGGCGGTGTTCACACCATTGCCGTGCGCCATCGGCGTCGGGATGCGCAGGGACGTGCCCATGGCGCTTCGGCGATGGTCGTCAGCGATGGCGAGCCAGGCCAGGACGCCCAGCCGCCCCTGCTCGATCATCTGGCGCTGCGCAAACTGTTCCACGAGTTCGGCCATGGGCTGCATATCCTGCTGATGCCCACCATCAATCATGTGTTGTCCGATCCGAACCGGGCAGGCTCCGACAGCCAGGAGTTCTTCGGTAAGTTCCTTGAGCGATGGCTGTGGGACGCGCAGTACTTGGCGGACCTCTCCGGTCACTACCAGACCGGTGAATCGCTCACCCTGGAACAGGCTCAATCGGTACTGGCCGACCTGCGCGAGGCGCAGCTGGAGAAGTGTGCCTTCGATGTGAGCATGGCGCTGTTCGATCTGGAGCTGCACAGCACCCCCGGCGATGGCAAGACCGTGCAGGAGCGGCTGTCTGAATGCCGCGACCGCTGCGGCTGCTGGCCGCTGGCGAGCTTCGAGAAGCCGGCACACGCGTTCGACTATCTGGTGGCAGGCTACGAGGCCGGCTATTACAGCTACGTCTGGGGCGAAGCGCATGCCATCGATGTGTTCACCCATTTCGAGCAATGGGGTGTGCTCGACAACAGGGCGGGCAAGCGCTTTCGGGCCGCATTCGCCAACTGGGCCAATGCCAAGCCGATGACCCAGGCTTGCGAGGATTTTCTGGGGCGGCCCATGCGCATCGAGGCGATGCTGGGTTGGTATGGTCTGGACAACGGCGCTGCTGGCTGA
- a CDS encoding PA0069 family radical SAM protein, producing the protein MFSPAPQKGRGTTHNPLNRFSPSHSTVEDDGWYQDVPPTQGTEIRIETAKTIITRNTSPDLPFDRSINPYRGCEHGCIYCYARPSHAYWDLSPGLDFETKLIAKTNAAEVLEQQLSKPGYVCAPINLGSNTDPYQPIEREQQLTRRLLQVLLRYRHPVTIVTKGALVLRDLDLLAELASQRLVRVMISLTTLDDALKRILEPRAAAPKARLRAIRVLREAGVPVGVLCSPMIPMVNDSELEHLLEAAKEAGAQSAAYMMLRLPLEVAPLFEQWLQDQYPQRAAHVLSLIRQSRGGELYDSRFGTRMRGEGVFAELLAQRFRKAARRLEFEGREAQALDCTAFCPPGGQMALF; encoded by the coding sequence ATGTTCTCTCCAGCGCCGCAAAAAGGTCGAGGCACGACCCACAATCCGCTCAATCGCTTTTCGCCCAGCCATTCGACGGTCGAAGACGATGGTTGGTATCAGGACGTGCCGCCGACCCAAGGTACCGAAATCCGGATCGAGACCGCCAAGACCATCATCACCCGCAACACTTCGCCCGACCTGCCCTTCGATCGCTCGATCAATCCCTACCGGGGTTGCGAGCATGGCTGCATCTACTGCTACGCCCGCCCCAGCCATGCCTACTGGGACCTCTCTCCCGGCCTGGACTTCGAGACCAAGCTGATCGCCAAGACCAACGCCGCCGAGGTGCTCGAGCAACAGCTGAGCAAACCGGGCTACGTCTGTGCCCCGATCAACCTGGGCTCCAATACCGACCCCTACCAACCGATCGAACGAGAGCAGCAACTGACCCGGCGCCTGCTGCAGGTGCTGCTGCGCTATCGTCATCCGGTAACCATCGTCACCAAGGGCGCATTGGTGCTGCGCGACCTCGACCTGCTGGCCGAACTCGCCAGCCAGCGCCTGGTGCGAGTCATGATCAGTCTCACGACCCTCGATGACGCGCTCAAGCGCATCCTCGAACCGCGCGCTGCGGCGCCCAAGGCTCGCCTGCGGGCGATCCGCGTGCTGCGCGAGGCCGGGGTACCGGTGGGGGTGCTGTGCTCGCCGATGATTCCGATGGTCAATGACAGCGAACTGGAACACCTGCTGGAGGCGGCGAAGGAAGCGGGCGCCCAGAGCGCGGCCTACATGATGTTGCGCCTGCCATTGGAAGTCGCGCCGCTGTTCGAGCAGTGGCTGCAGGACCAGTACCCGCAGCGCGCTGCCCACGTATTGAGCCTGATCCGCCAGAGCCGCGGGGGTGAGCTTTACGACAGCCGCTTCGGCACGCGCATGCGTGGCGAAGGGGTGTTCGCCGAGTTGCTGGCGCAGCGGTTTCGCAAGGCGGCCAGGCGGCTGGAGTTCGAGGGGCGTGAGGCGCAGGCGCTCGATTGCACGGCTTTTTGCCCGCCGGGCGGGCAGATGGCGTTGTTTTGA